In Caproicibacterium amylolyticum, a genomic segment contains:
- a CDS encoding CobW family GTP-binding protein, which translates to MTNLYLISGFLGAGKTTLIQKLLKEHFSGSKTALIENDFGEISIDAAILRSGSVKVREINSGCICCSLSGDFTKALEELLCELKPENVLIEPSGVGELSDIEKSCRSPKIASLAVIRQKITVVDVQRCHMYLENFGEFFEDQIHCADTVILSHLTQSPETICSAEHLVRTLNPHVRILSTPLTELTAEKILGTSASNETDCCTHHHGCTPEHCTCGSRAEDAFQTVTVHTKHEFTKKELEACFAELEVQSSQVLRAKGIVRGKRKFFELQYVPKSLEIKNCKAEGSAICIIGRNLPAEKFREIFCGE; encoded by the coding sequence ATGACAAATTTATATTTAATTTCTGGATTTTTAGGTGCAGGTAAAACTACGCTGATTCAAAAGCTGCTGAAAGAACATTTTTCGGGCAGCAAAACAGCACTAATTGAAAATGATTTTGGAGAAATCAGCATTGATGCGGCAATACTGCGCTCCGGCAGTGTAAAGGTGCGGGAAATCAATTCCGGCTGCATTTGCTGCAGCCTTTCCGGGGACTTTACAAAAGCACTGGAGGAGTTGCTTTGCGAACTGAAGCCGGAAAACGTTTTGATTGAACCTTCCGGTGTAGGAGAACTTTCTGATATTGAAAAAAGCTGTCGAAGTCCGAAAATTGCTTCGCTTGCGGTAATCAGACAGAAAATAACCGTTGTAGATGTGCAGCGCTGCCATATGTATCTGGAAAATTTCGGTGAATTTTTTGAGGATCAGATTCATTGTGCCGATACAGTTATTTTGTCCCACCTTACGCAGTCACCGGAAACAATTTGTTCAGCTGAGCATCTGGTTCGAACACTGAACCCTCATGTTCGGATTCTGTCAACTCCACTCACAGAATTGACCGCAGAAAAAATTCTTGGGACTTCTGCCAGCAACGAAACTGACTGCTGTACTCACCATCATGGTTGTACACCCGAACATTGTACTTGCGGCAGTAGGGCAGAGGATGCCTTTCAGACAGTGACCGTGCATACAAAGCATGAATTCACAAAAAAAGAACTGGAGGCCTGTTTTGCAGAATTGGAAGTTCAGTCAAGTCAGGTGCTGCGAGCCAAAGGAATCGTGCGGGGAAAGCGAAAATTTTTTGAGTTGCAGTATGTGCCAAAGAGTTTGGAAATTAAAAATTGTAAAGCAGAAGGCAGTGCAATATGCATTATTGGCAGAAACCTGCCTGCGGAAAAATTCCGAGAGATTTTCTGTGGGGAGTGA
- a CDS encoding permease, with the protein MNEISVYVVTGFLGSGKTTFCNHLLNLPDWKKVNLLFLQFESGEEEFSCVHANCRVKCFPKRMLEQQLEEVIRQVAQAIETHPVDEIWVEWNGTAELSQLKALLFQPQIQKKLSLQKIIFLADADSIETTLGRTGQALLKQLAESDLAVMNREKNSAQYRRVRRQLCNVNPWIPVSRIKSYDAFYEEWFEKESKPINLTLAFVLAAIILYFAARPVCIKYQIPFDTVINSFLGIVLQAIPFLLVGVLFSSAVQVFLPQNVVERWFSKSTGTGMLLALAAGFCFPVCDCASVPFFKGLLLKGVPLPAAVTFLLAAPIVNPVVLISTYYAFGGSWQMVLSRLCCGIIIALLVGLSFALHPLKNTALCSGAVQMQFCRSPFSTARQGNEALQKIDLFFQHARSEFFSVGKYLLVGALFSSVFQAAFGGTFTAGRSGNGLAVSILLLMLVAFGLSLCSTSDAVIARSFSTLFPNSAVLAFLVFGPMIDVKNLLMLSSSCSKRFIIRLAVSAAVLCFGMTLLLGCLKGGV; encoded by the coding sequence ATGAATGAGATTTCGGTTTATGTGGTTACAGGCTTTTTGGGTTCCGGAAAAACAACTTTTTGCAATCATCTTTTAAATCTCCCAGACTGGAAAAAAGTGAATTTGCTGTTTTTACAGTTTGAATCCGGGGAAGAGGAGTTTTCCTGTGTCCACGCAAACTGCAGGGTAAAGTGCTTTCCAAAACGGATGCTGGAGCAACAGCTGGAAGAAGTTATCCGGCAGGTTGCGCAAGCTATAGAGACACACCCGGTGGATGAAATTTGGGTGGAATGGAACGGCACAGCGGAACTATCTCAACTGAAAGCTTTGCTTTTTCAGCCACAAATTCAAAAAAAACTTTCTTTGCAGAAAATCATATTTCTTGCAGATGCCGACAGCATTGAAACAACACTGGGACGCACTGGGCAGGCGCTGTTGAAACAGTTGGCTGAGTCTGACCTTGCCGTAATGAATCGGGAGAAAAATTCAGCGCAGTATCGGCGAGTGCGACGACAGCTGTGCAACGTTAATCCATGGATTCCAGTCAGCCGGATAAAGTCCTATGACGCATTTTATGAAGAATGGTTTGAAAAAGAAAGTAAGCCGATAAATTTAACACTTGCGTTTGTTTTGGCCGCAATTATCCTCTATTTTGCGGCACGACCGGTTTGCATAAAATATCAGATTCCGTTTGATACAGTCATCAATTCGTTCCTCGGAATCGTTTTGCAGGCAATCCCGTTCTTATTAGTCGGTGTTTTGTTTTCTTCTGCCGTTCAGGTATTTTTACCGCAGAACGTGGTGGAACGTTGGTTTTCAAAGTCAACAGGTACGGGAATGCTCTTAGCATTGGCAGCGGGTTTTTGCTTCCCAGTTTGTGACTGCGCATCGGTCCCTTTTTTCAAAGGACTGCTGCTGAAAGGCGTACCGCTGCCGGCGGCAGTTACGTTTCTTCTGGCAGCACCGATTGTAAACCCGGTAGTTTTGATATCCACCTATTATGCGTTTGGCGGCAGTTGGCAGATGGTGCTTTCCAGACTTTGCTGCGGCATTATTATTGCGCTTTTGGTTGGTTTGTCTTTTGCACTGCATCCTTTGAAAAATACTGCATTGTGCAGCGGTGCAGTGCAAATGCAGTTTTGCAGGAGTCCATTTTCCACTGCAAGACAGGGCAACGAAGCACTGCAAAAAATTGATTTGTTTTTCCAGCACGCGCGCAGCGAATTTTTCAGCGTTGGGAAGTATTTATTAGTGGGAGCGCTGTTTTCATCTGTTTTTCAGGCTGCTTTCGGCGGCACTTTTACGGCAGGACGCAGCGGAAACGGATTGGCTGTTTCTATTTTATTGCTAATGTTGGTGGCATTTGGACTTTCGCTTTGTTCCACCTCAGATGCAGTGATTGCACGCAGCTTTTCCACGCTGTTTCCAAACAGTGCCGTGTTGGCTTTTCTAGTTTTCGGGCCAATGATAGATGTTAAAAATCTGTTGATGCTTTCTTCCTCCTGCTCAAAACGATTTATCATTCGGCTGGCAGTTTCGGCGGCAGTGCTGTGTTTTGGTATGACTCTGCTGCTTGGCTGCCTGAAAGGAGGAGTATAA
- a CDS encoding metal ABC transporter substrate-binding protein, giving the protein MYKKFFAALLSFSLAAAALSGCSNTQTSAVVSSSQAASQSSAAENKVLNVSVTFDAMAEFTKAVGKDKINVSVIIPDGTEPHDFEPKAQDLVGLSKADVFVYNGFGMEAWADKAIKSANNSKLITVEASKGAKPIQNTDADEVKEHGQYDPHLWLSVKGAETEVRNICDALSKADAPDKSTFEQNRDSYLAQLEKLRSEYADKFKSVAKKSFVTGHAAFAYFCRDFNLQQNSVEDVFAEGEPSTQQLAELVSYCKKNKVTTIFAEDMASPAVSKTLANEVGAKVETIYTIESAEDNKDYLTRVKENMDKIYASLK; this is encoded by the coding sequence ATGTATAAAAAATTTTTCGCCGCATTGCTCAGTTTTTCTCTTGCAGCCGCCGCTTTGAGTGGCTGCAGCAATACGCAGACTTCCGCAGTGGTATCTTCTTCTCAGGCAGCAAGCCAAAGCTCTGCCGCCGAAAACAAGGTGCTGAATGTTTCTGTTACATTTGACGCAATGGCTGAATTTACAAAAGCTGTTGGCAAGGATAAAATCAATGTCTCCGTCATTATTCCAGACGGCACTGAGCCACATGATTTTGAACCAAAAGCACAGGATCTTGTTGGCTTGAGTAAAGCGGATGTTTTCGTGTACAACGGCTTTGGGATGGAAGCATGGGCAGATAAAGCAATCAAATCTGCAAACAATTCCAAGCTAATTACTGTCGAAGCCTCAAAAGGTGCAAAACCGATTCAAAACACAGATGCAGATGAAGTCAAGGAACACGGCCAGTATGACCCGCACCTATGGCTGAGCGTCAAAGGTGCCGAAACCGAAGTACGCAATATTTGTGACGCACTATCAAAAGCAGATGCACCAGACAAATCTACTTTTGAGCAGAACCGGGACAGCTACCTTGCACAACTGGAAAAACTTCGGAGTGAATATGCTGATAAATTCAAATCTGTTGCAAAAAAAAGCTTTGTCACCGGGCATGCAGCATTTGCCTACTTCTGCCGAGACTTTAACTTGCAGCAAAACAGCGTTGAAGATGTTTTTGCCGAGGGCGAACCCAGTACGCAGCAGCTTGCTGAATTAGTCTCTTACTGCAAGAAGAACAAGGTGACAACCATTTTCGCAGAAGATATGGCAAGTCCGGCTGTTTCCAAAACGCTTGCGAATGAAGTTGGTGCAAAGGTAGAAACCATCTATACCATCGAAAGCGCTGAAGATAACAAAGATTACCTGACCCGCGTAAAAGAAAACATGGATAAAATCTATGCCAGTCTGAAGTAA
- a CDS encoding TIGR03943 family putative permease subunit — protein sequence MRGRDYSGQVLTECICEFGGGVVLLFLAISGKYLAYVSPRICPFLIVGAAILFCMGIFSIPQIKHFQHHIHMAHCLLLVIPILLLVLPHSTAAQTATAPSAGLATAVAKSAPSSAAPLEEKTKLSGLDSAHKRITVKNEEFYSWISELTGNLDKYTGYTVVMTGYVYKDPQFVSSGEFVPARLLMTCCTADLSPIGLLCKYAKAASLPEKSWVTVEGTLIKGSFQGSPDPQLQVTKVTKAQPVNDYVYPY from the coding sequence ATGCGAGGCAGAGATTACAGTGGGCAGGTACTGACAGAGTGTATTTGCGAATTTGGCGGGGGTGTTGTGCTGCTGTTCTTAGCAATTAGTGGGAAGTATCTTGCTTATGTTTCGCCGCGGATATGTCCGTTTCTGATTGTTGGTGCAGCAATTTTATTTTGCATGGGTATTTTCAGTATTCCACAAATCAAGCATTTTCAGCATCACATCCACATGGCACACTGTCTGCTTTTAGTCATACCAATTTTGCTGCTTGTTTTACCGCACAGTACAGCGGCACAAACAGCCACCGCACCATCTGCCGGCCTTGCGACGGCAGTTGCTAAAAGTGCACCTTCTTCTGCAGCACCACTGGAGGAAAAAACAAAGCTTTCCGGTTTGGACTCTGCACATAAGCGGATTACGGTAAAGAATGAGGAGTTTTACAGCTGGATTTCAGAACTCACAGGGAACTTGGACAAATATACAGGTTATACTGTTGTTATGACCGGATATGTTTACAAAGATCCGCAGTTTGTTTCCTCCGGCGAATTTGTACCGGCACGACTTCTTATGACTTGCTGCACAGCAGATTTGTCACCAATCGGTTTGCTGTGCAAGTATGCAAAGGCGGCCTCACTGCCTGAAAAATCATGGGTTACCGTGGAGGGAACTCTCATAAAAGGCAGCTTTCAGGGATCGCCGGACCCGCAGCTGCAAGTGACTAAAGTTACGAAAGCGCAGCCTGTGAATGACTATGTTTACCCATATTAA
- a CDS encoding TetR/AcrR family transcriptional regulator has protein sequence MRGEKREKLTQFNRQNILEAAQQLFSSKGVSQTTMDEIAAKADYSKSTVYVYFKSKEEIYDTIVFESMKMLKNRLQNILQKNTDFKSFFFAICHEMTVFQREYSLYFDSILGEISVKPEDFERCPVLREIYCTGEEINQMISEKLTACMANGSVRSELQPIPTIFMLWASIGGIIRMAAQKEKYLKKQILREDFLQYSFTLLYEGLTGGSK, from the coding sequence ATGCGTGGAGAAAAGCGTGAAAAGCTGACGCAGTTTAACCGGCAAAACATTTTGGAAGCTGCACAGCAGCTCTTTAGCAGCAAAGGTGTGTCCCAAACTACTATGGATGAAATTGCAGCAAAAGCGGATTACAGCAAGTCAACGGTCTACGTTTACTTTAAAAGCAAAGAAGAAATTTACGATACCATCGTGTTTGAAAGCATGAAGATGCTGAAAAACCGGTTGCAGAATATTTTGCAGAAAAACACAGACTTTAAAAGCTTTTTCTTTGCAATTTGCCATGAAATGACAGTGTTCCAGCGCGAATATTCGCTGTATTTTGACAGCATTCTCGGCGAAATCTCTGTTAAGCCTGAAGATTTTGAGCGGTGCCCAGTTTTGCGGGAGATTTATTGTACCGGTGAAGAAATCAATCAGATGATTTCAGAAAAATTAACAGCCTGCATGGCAAATGGCTCGGTTCGCTCAGAGCTTCAGCCGATTCCAACGATCTTTATGCTTTGGGCGAGTATCGGTGGCATTATTCGTATGGCAGCACAGAAAGAGAAATATCTGAAAAAGCAGATTTTGCGGGAGGACTTTTTGCAGTACAGTTTTACGCTGCTGTATGAGGGGCTAACAGGAGGCAGTAAATGA
- a CDS encoding FMN-binding protein produces MILGILTAVAFFLSGAKWITKRLKWKKLDCFALQVHKFSGTAFLLLAVIHAVFAWRLRFQRPLWMLVLGFVMLGGAAAILLSHIFTKRLGKNWLKIHRIASAVVLLCLIGHVAFGITSFTAYQKSIQSLSTFQELNPVGLADGAYIGEYDAGYIYAKVQVTVKSEKIDQIDLLEHRNEHGKPAEKIISSITEKQSLQVDAVSGATNSSKVIKAAVQNALLHQ; encoded by the coding sequence ATGATTTTAGGAATCCTTACAGCAGTTGCTTTTTTTCTGAGCGGTGCAAAGTGGATTACCAAACGGCTTAAGTGGAAAAAGTTGGATTGTTTTGCACTGCAGGTACACAAGTTTTCCGGTACTGCTTTTTTGCTGCTTGCTGTGATTCATGCGGTTTTTGCGTGGCGGCTGCGGTTTCAGCGTCCACTCTGGATGCTTGTACTTGGATTTGTCATGCTTGGTGGTGCAGCAGCAATTTTACTAAGCCATATTTTCACCAAAAGACTAGGGAAAAACTGGCTGAAAATTCACCGCATTGCCTCGGCAGTTGTGCTTCTGTGCCTGATTGGCCATGTTGCATTTGGTATTACCAGCTTTACTGCTTATCAAAAATCGATTCAGTCCCTTTCAACTTTTCAGGAATTGAACCCTGTGGGATTGGCTGATGGAGCATACATAGGAGAGTATGATGCGGGCTATATCTATGCAAAGGTTCAGGTTACTGTGAAAAGCGAAAAAATAGACCAAATTGACCTGCTGGAGCACCGCAATGAGCATGGAAAGCCAGCTGAAAAAATCATTTCGTCAATTACAGAAAAGCAGTCACTGCAGGTTGACGCAGTAAGCGGTGCAACAAATTCAAGTAAAGTGATTAAAGCAGCTGTGCAGAATGCACTGCTGCACCAATAA
- a CDS encoding alpha-amylase family glycosyl hydrolase, whose amino-acid sequence MWAYDSVFYQIYPLGFCGAPRTNDGNLQHRIKKVKDWISHIQNLGCNAVYFGPVFDSDAHGYDTRDYSKIDFRLGTNEDFADVCKALHEAGIRVVLDGVFNHVGRGFWAFQDVLKNRGDSPYKDWLYINFDGNDGYQDGLWYEGWEGHYELVKLNLQNPAVVEYLFGCIRKWIDEFEIDGLRLDVAYMLDRNFLRQLRTFTDSCKPDFFLLGEVLGGDYRQTMNEEMCHSVTNYECYKGLYSSFNNLNLFEIVHSLLRQFGPENWTLYRGMHPLSFVDNHDVTRVASILSNKKHLPLIYVLMAGMPGIPCVYYGSEWGATGRKEDGDAALRVCFDMPQENSLTNWVAACAKAHRASDALCNGSFRSLVLQNQYCIFERKSEGDRVLVAVNAGDTAVHVDFDAGAGRARDLLTGEVHDFGGGTELPPYFAALWQIF is encoded by the coding sequence ATGTGGGCATACGATTCCGTATTTTATCAGATTTATCCGCTGGGGTTCTGCGGTGCGCCGCGGACAAATGATGGCAATTTGCAGCATCGCATTAAGAAAGTAAAAGACTGGATTAGCCATATTCAGAACTTAGGCTGCAATGCAGTTTACTTTGGCCCGGTTTTTGACAGTGACGCACACGGCTATGATACACGCGATTACAGCAAAATTGACTTCCGGCTTGGTACAAACGAAGACTTCGCGGATGTCTGCAAAGCACTGCACGAAGCGGGTATCCGGGTTGTGCTGGATGGTGTGTTTAACCATGTGGGCCGCGGCTTCTGGGCTTTTCAGGATGTACTGAAAAATCGCGGCGATTCTCCTTATAAAGACTGGCTTTATATAAATTTTGACGGTAATGACGGCTATCAGGACGGCTTGTGGTACGAGGGCTGGGAAGGGCACTATGAGCTGGTCAAGCTGAATTTGCAGAATCCAGCAGTGGTGGAGTATCTGTTTGGCTGCATCCGCAAGTGGATTGATGAATTTGAGATTGACGGTCTGCGGTTGGATGTCGCTTATATGCTGGACCGCAACTTTTTACGTCAGCTGCGCACGTTTACGGACAGTTGCAAGCCGGACTTTTTCCTGTTAGGTGAGGTCCTTGGCGGTGATTACCGCCAGACAATGAACGAAGAAATGTGCCATAGTGTTACCAACTATGAATGTTACAAAGGATTGTATTCCAGCTTTAACAACCTGAATTTGTTTGAAATTGTACATTCATTGCTGCGCCAGTTTGGGCCGGAAAATTGGACGCTGTACCGCGGGATGCACCCGCTGTCTTTTGTCGATAATCATGACGTAACCCGTGTGGCATCCATTCTTAGTAACAAAAAACACCTGCCGTTAATCTATGTGCTGATGGCTGGAATGCCCGGCATTCCATGTGTTTATTATGGCAGTGAGTGGGGAGCTACCGGCAGGAAAGAGGATGGGGATGCCGCATTGCGTGTGTGCTTTGATATGCCACAGGAGAACAGCCTGACAAATTGGGTGGCAGCCTGTGCCAAGGCTCATCGAGCAAGCGATGCACTGTGCAATGGTAGTTTTCGCAGCTTGGTGCTACAAAATCAATACTGTATTTTTGAGCGAAAAAGTGAGGGTGACCGTGTGTTGGTGGCTGTGAATGCGGGGGATACTGCGGTACACGTTGACTTTGACGCAGGAGCGGGCCGCGCCCGCGACCTGCTTACCGGCGAAGTGCATGACTTTGGCGGTGGAACCGAACTGCCTCCGTATTTCGCGGCACTCTGGCAGATTTTTTAA
- a CDS encoding GDSL family lipase yields MQEYRIDEIENLHRFGRTNEMRCPLTLFWSGSGIEIDVKATELWLEVETDYNQFEPWISVLVDGAPVSRQMLQKGRYWLPILRNMDSGTERDVKILREVQPMRADPASFLQIHAVRINGEFLPVKVKHGKIEFIGDSLTSGEGTIGAQKEMNWNSMVFSAEYDYAFLTAKLLNADFRIVSQSGWGFLSSWDGDPNCNIPKYYEQVCGVLQGEHNRVLGAFEPYDFSSWRPDVVSVCLGANDAFVFGKPGMYLDEKTGELFEQKLTADGTLEEKSRQRLIDAIVHFAEKIRHCNPDAHIFWIYGLLKTSIDEILEAAVQNYVKNSGDKNLSLFGLPIADSGTMGSREHPGIACHALAAEQLAAEIKKYL; encoded by the coding sequence ATGCAGGAATATCGAATTGATGAAATAGAAAATTTACATCGATTTGGCCGAACAAATGAAATGCGCTGTCCATTAACGCTTTTTTGGTCGGGCAGCGGTATAGAAATTGATGTCAAAGCTACAGAGCTCTGGCTTGAAGTGGAAACGGATTATAATCAGTTTGAGCCATGGATTAGTGTGTTGGTAGATGGTGCCCCGGTTAGTCGGCAGATGCTGCAAAAAGGCCGGTACTGGCTGCCAATTTTGCGTAATATGGACAGTGGCACAGAGCGTGATGTGAAAATATTGCGGGAAGTTCAGCCTATGCGAGCGGATCCTGCGAGTTTTTTACAGATTCATGCGGTGCGCATAAACGGCGAATTTTTGCCGGTGAAAGTGAAACATGGAAAAATTGAATTTATCGGTGACAGCTTGACTTCCGGAGAAGGAACGATTGGCGCTCAAAAGGAAATGAACTGGAATTCAATGGTTTTCAGTGCGGAATATGACTATGCATTTTTAACAGCAAAGCTGCTGAATGCTGATTTCCGCATCGTTTCGCAGAGCGGATGGGGATTCCTTTCCAGCTGGGATGGTGATCCTAACTGCAATATTCCCAAGTATTATGAGCAGGTCTGTGGCGTTTTGCAGGGGGAACATAATAGAGTACTAGGTGCGTTTGAGCCGTATGATTTTTCAAGCTGGCGGCCGGATGTGGTTTCCGTTTGCCTGGGTGCAAATGATGCATTCGTATTTGGCAAGCCCGGAATGTACCTTGACGAAAAAACCGGCGAATTGTTTGAACAAAAATTAACTGCGGACGGTACTCTGGAAGAAAAGAGCCGCCAGCGTTTAATCGACGCGATCGTTCATTTTGCGGAAAAGATCAGACACTGCAATCCAGATGCCCATATTTTCTGGATTTACGGACTGCTGAAAACTTCGATTGATGAAATCCTGGAGGCAGCGGTACAGAATTACGTGAAAAATTCCGGTGACAAAAATCTTTCACTTTTCGGCCTGCCGATTGCTGATTCGGGAACAATGGGTTCCCGCGAACATCCGGGAATTGCATGCCATGCGCTGGCCGCTGAACAGCTGGCCGCTGAAATCAAAAAATATCTGTAA
- a CDS encoding metal ABC transporter permease — translation MLQYSFMQNAFIASVFIAILCPCIGIFLVVRRCSMIGDTLSHASLAGITAGLLCGQNPVLGAFLFTSACGALIEFLRGWFKKYTDLILTIVLAISVGTAITIISSGKLHANADSFMFGSILTVTDSDMIMICILSILAVLMLIFLYHPLLYIAYDEEAAKIAGVRVKLINYVFSILTAAAVSVSIRIVGVLVLSSMIALPVAAAMQLGRGFRQTLLFSILFSVIDIMMGLFLSYYLNVAPGGFTALVSAAVLLLVIATRKIEMWIRTARSEKELQ, via the coding sequence ATGTTGCAGTACAGTTTTATGCAGAACGCGTTCATTGCTTCTGTGTTCATTGCGATTTTGTGTCCGTGCATTGGCATCTTTCTGGTCGTACGCCGCTGCTCCATGATTGGGGACACCCTGTCTCACGCTTCCCTGGCAGGTATTACAGCAGGCTTGCTCTGCGGGCAAAATCCGGTTTTGGGCGCGTTTTTATTTACCTCCGCCTGCGGTGCGCTGATTGAGTTTCTGCGCGGCTGGTTTAAAAAGTATACGGATTTGATACTGACAATCGTGCTGGCCATCAGCGTTGGTACTGCAATAACGATAATTAGTTCCGGCAAGCTGCATGCCAACGCAGATTCCTTTATGTTTGGCAGTATTCTGACGGTAACCGATTCCGATATGATTATGATTTGTATACTGAGTATATTAGCAGTGCTGATGCTTATTTTTCTGTACCATCCGCTGCTGTATATTGCGTACGATGAAGAAGCGGCAAAGATTGCCGGTGTTCGCGTGAAATTGATTAATTATGTTTTTTCCATTTTGACTGCGGCGGCGGTTTCTGTGTCCATCCGCATCGTTGGTGTGCTGGTGCTCAGTTCTATGATTGCTCTGCCGGTTGCTGCGGCGATGCAGTTGGGGCGGGGTTTCCGGCAGACACTGCTGTTTTCCATTTTGTTCAGCGTGATTGACATTATGATGGGGTTGTTTCTCTCGTATTATTTAAATGTTGCACCGGGCGGCTTTACTGCACTTGTTTCCGCTGCGGTTCTGCTTTTGGTAATTGCCACGCGAAAAATTGAAATGTGGATACGTACAGCACGCAGTGAAAAAGAATTGCAATAA
- a CDS encoding EFR1 family ferrodoxin (N-terminal region resembles flavodoxins. C-terminal ferrodoxin region binds two 4Fe-4S clusters.): MRTLILYFSGTGNTKDIACRFEKALLKRNISVEIHSIEDGADLANTQYDSLIIGFPKYYEYPVLHILNYIRKELPEQKREIPTLAFCTQAGPLPTNFNGLSRLLDQKNHKLTVSKSFSYANNMMIFSSFKFTDPQKVAENKRNIQEQIEPLLGKWLGGEVSLEQVPAWQRPLFHLIASGCTKGMPVFAMRFSASQDCTHCGLCVKQCPMNNIRMTDDGPIFQKHCLFCMRCINACPTNAILYDNKQCQQYKCEPFSKE, from the coding sequence ATGCGCACATTGATTCTTTATTTTAGCGGAACTGGGAATACCAAAGACATCGCCTGCAGGTTTGAAAAAGCGCTGCTCAAGCGAAACATTTCAGTCGAAATTCACTCAATTGAAGATGGCGCAGACCTTGCAAACACCCAATATGATTCCTTAATCATCGGTTTCCCAAAATATTATGAATACCCTGTATTACATATTTTGAATTATATTAGGAAAGAACTGCCTGAACAAAAAAGGGAAATCCCCACTTTGGCTTTCTGCACACAGGCAGGGCCGCTGCCGACCAATTTTAATGGATTAAGCCGGCTGCTTGATCAAAAAAATCATAAACTGACTGTTTCAAAAAGTTTTTCGTATGCCAATAACATGATGATTTTTTCATCATTCAAATTTACAGATCCGCAGAAGGTAGCAGAAAACAAGCGAAACATACAAGAACAGATCGAACCACTCCTGGGAAAATGGCTAGGCGGAGAAGTTTCTTTGGAACAAGTCCCAGCATGGCAAAGGCCGTTATTCCATCTTATTGCGTCGGGCTGCACCAAGGGAATGCCTGTTTTTGCTATGCGCTTTTCTGCTTCGCAGGATTGTACACACTGTGGGCTTTGTGTTAAGCAATGCCCAATGAACAATATTCGCATGACGGATGACGGCCCAATTTTCCAAAAACACTGTCTGTTCTGCATGCGATGCATTAACGCCTGCCCTACGAATGCAATCCTATATGACAATAAACAATGTCAGCAATATAAATGCGAGCCGTTTAGCAAAGAATAA
- a CDS encoding metal ABC transporter ATP-binding protein produces MIQAKNLTFSYTGSPPFILNHLELEVPAGSYISIVGENGCGKSTLMRLILCFLKPTAGTVCCDANRIGYVPQKVNFGNDDFPITVFEMMDSYRKLLKISNRQETVDCLEKVGMLAKKKAGMSTLSGGQSQKVRIARALMGNPQLLILDEPSTGVDVQSQREIYGLLKKLNTENHITIVSVEHNLNAAVENSTGIFHMTEGRGHMCTPENYAEEMLVTAERGI; encoded by the coding sequence ATGATTCAAGCAAAAAATTTAACTTTTTCATATACCGGTTCGCCACCATTTATACTCAATCACCTGGAACTGGAAGTACCGGCTGGCAGCTATATTTCTATTGTTGGAGAGAACGGATGCGGCAAAAGTACATTGATGCGCTTGATTCTGTGCTTTTTAAAGCCGACTGCAGGAACTGTATGCTGTGATGCAAATCGGATTGGTTATGTACCACAGAAAGTGAATTTTGGAAATGATGATTTTCCAATCACCGTTTTTGAAATGATGGACTCCTACCGAAAGCTGCTGAAAATCTCCAACAGGCAAGAAACTGTGGATTGTCTGGAGAAAGTCGGTATGCTTGCAAAAAAGAAAGCGGGCATGTCAACCCTTTCTGGAGGGCAGAGCCAAAAGGTACGGATTGCCCGTGCTCTAATGGGGAATCCGCAGCTGCTGATTCTGGATGAACCATCTACAGGTGTTGACGTTCAGAGTCAGCGAGAAATTTATGGTTTGCTGAAGAAATTGAATACTGAAAATCACATTACCATTGTATCGGTAGAGCACAATCTGAATGCTGCAGTTGAAAACTCAACCGGAATTTTCCACATGACAGAGGGCCGCGGCCATATGTGCACTCCCGAAAATTATGCAGAAGAAATGCTGGTAACAGCCGAAAGGGGTATTTAA